Genomic segment of Candidatus Methylomirabilota bacterium:
TGGAGCTGATCAGGTCGCGGGGCGGCCTCGTCCTGTGAGGCTGGCGGGCCAGGTCGCCGTCGTCACCGGGGCGGGGCGGGGCATCGGCCGGGCCGTCGCCACCGCATTCGCGCGCGAAGGCGCCTTCGTGGTCCTGGCCGCGCGGTCGACGCGCGAGCTCGCGTCCATTCAGCGTGAGATCGAGGCAGCAGGTGGGCGGGCCCTGGTGGTCCCGACGGACGTCAGGCAAGAACCCGCGGTGGCGGCGCTCGTGACCCGCGCCCTCGCCGAGGGCGGGCGCCTCGACTGCCTCGTGACGGCGGCAGGGCTCGCGGCCTTCGGGCCGGTGGCCGATGCCAAGACCGAGGACTGGGACCAGCTGATCGCGGTCAACCTGCGCGGCGCCTTTCTCTGCTGCCGCGCCGTGCTGCCCGCCATGACGGCGCAGGGGCGGGGCACCATCATTAACATCGGCTCCGTCGTTACCAGTCGGACTCTTCCGGGCAGCGGCGCCTACACGGCCGCCAAGTACGGCCTCCTGGGCTTCTCGCGGGTGCTGGCCGAGGAGATGCGGCCTCACGGGGTGCGCGTGGGCGTGCTGTCGGCAGGGGCGACGGACACGGCGCTCTGGGATGCCGTGCCCCAGCCGCCTGACCGGGCGCTCATGCTGAAACCTGCGCTGATCGCCGAGGCGGCCCTTCTCATGGCGGCCCTGCCGCCGGAGGCGACCCTCGAGGAGCTGACCCTCCTGCCCCAGGGAGGGGTCCTCTGAGCCGCTTTACGGCCGCGCGGCTCTGCTATACTAAGGGCGCAGTCGCGTACTATCCGACACCGAACCCAAGGAGGGATTCATGATCTCGCTGACCGAAACGGCTGCGAAGAAGATCTCGGACCTGAAGCTCGAAGAGGGTAAGCCGGAGTGGGGCCTCAGGATCCGCGTGGTCGGCGGCGGCTGCTCCGGCATGTCCTACGAGCTCGGCTGGGACGACGCGGTAGGCGCCGACGACGACGTCACGGAGTCGCACGGCGTCAAGGTTCTCGTGGACAGCAAGAGCGTGCCGTACCTCCAGGGCAGCGAGGTCGACTACGTGGACAACAACATGCTGGGGGCCGGCTTCGCCATCAAGAACCCCAACGTGAAGTCGTCCTGCGGCTGCGGATCGTCTCACCAGTTCTAAGCGCTTCACGCACGTCATGAAGGTCGCCGTCCGGTTCTTCGCCCGCTATCGCGAGGCGGCCGGCCGCGACCACGTCGAGTTGGACCTTCCCGAGGGCGGTACGGTCGAGTCGGCATGGGAGGCGGTGGCGAGCCGCTTCCCGGTCCTTCAGCCGTACCGCCCTTTCACGTTGTTCGCCCTCGGCACCGACTACGTTCCGCCGACCCATCCCCTGCGCGCGGGCGACGAGCTCTGCTTCTTCCCGCCCGTGAGCGGCGGCGCGAGCGAAGACCTGGTCGAGGTCACCGCCGAGCCGCTCTCCGAGGAGCGGATCATGGCCGCCGTCGGCGATCCCTTCGCTGGCGGCCTCGTGCTCTTCTCGGGCGTCGTGCGCGAGGAGACGGGCGGGCGGCGCGTGAAGTACCTCGAGTACGAGGCGCACGCGCCCATGGCCGCGGCCAAGATGCGGGAGATCGCGTCGGCCGTCCGCGCGCGCTGGCCAGGCGTGCGCGCCCTGGCGCTCGTGCACAGGATCGGGAGGCTCGAGATCGGCGAGTCGAGCGTCATGATCGCGGTCTCCTCGCCGCACCGGGGCGAGGCCTTTGACGCCTGCCGCTTCGCCATCGACACGCTCAAGGAGACGGTGCCCGTCTGGAAGAAGGAGTACTTCGAGGACGGAGAAGTCTGGGTCGGTCTCCAAGGCGAATGTGACCACAGGCACTGAGCTCCGCGCGCTCGCCCTCGACTCCATTCGCCGCTCCGGGATGCTCCGGGGCGGCGAAGCTGTCTTGGTCGCCGTGTCGGGCGGCGCCGACTCCGTCGCTCTCCTCGACGTGCTCGGCGCCCTCGCGCCAGAGCTCCGCCTCACGCTCCACGTCGTCCACGTCCACCACGGTCTCCGGCCCGCGGCCGACGCCGACGCCGGGTTCGCAGGCGGCCTCTGCGCCCGGCTCGGCATCCCGTTCCACCTCGAGCGCGTCGCGATAAGGCGGGAGCCGCCCTGGGAAGGCCTCGAGGCGGAGGCGCGCCGCGCCCGCTACGGCGCCTTCCGCGAAGTTGCACGCCGCGTGGGCGCGCAGCGCGTCGCGACGGCCCACACGGCCGACGACCAGGCCGAGACGGTCCTCATGCGTCTCCTCGAGGGCGCCGGCCCGCGAGGGCTCGCGGGGATCGCCCCCGTGCGCGGGATCTTCATTCGGCCGCTCCTCGGCGCGCGCCGGGCAGACATCGAGACGCACCTGCGCGCGCGAGGGCTCGCATGGGTCGAGGACGCGAGCAACAGCGACCCGCGCTTCCTGCGCAACCGCATCCGCCACGATGTGCTGCCCTTCCTGGCCGAGGGTGTCGAGCCCGGGATCGTTCAGCACCTGGCGCGCTCGGCCGCTCTCGTGCGCGCCATGGTCGACGACCTCGAGCGCGTCGCCGCGCGGGAGCTGCCGCGGCTCGGGCGGCGGGGCGCGGCAGGTTGGGTGTTGAGCGTCGCCGACCTGGCGGGGCTGCCAGGCGAGGCGGCGGCCGAGATGGTGCGGCAGGCCGCGCGCGATCTCGGGCACTCGGGCGCCCTGCGCGGCCACGCTCAGAAGGCCCTTCGCGGGCTGCTCGTGCCCGGGGCGCGGCGGGGCGCCCTGCGCTCGGGAGGCGTGACCGTCGAGCGGAGCGGCCGGTGGCTGCGCGTGGGGCAGGGGAGACTCCCGGCGCTTGCGGCCCACGAGTTTCCGGTGCCGGGTGAGCTCCCGCTTCCCGAGGTCGGCCTGGTGCTGGACGCCCGCTGCTTCGAGCGGGCCCCAGGCTATGCCGCCCCGCGCGAAGCCGCGCGCGCGGCCTTCGACGCCGATCTCCTCCCGGGCCGGCTCCACGTGCGCGGCAGGCGGCGCGGGGACCGCTTTGCGCCGTTCGGCGGCCCTGCCGAGCGGCGGCTCAAGTCCTTCCTGATCGACGCGGGCGTGCCCCGCTGGGAGCGCGACCGGGTGCCCCTCGTCGAGGCGGGAGGCGACATCATCTGGGTCGCTGGGCTCCGGCGCGGGCAGGCCGCCCCGGTCGGGCCGGGGACGCGGCGTATCCTCGAGGTGACGCTTCGATCTCCTCTGGCGAGGCAAGAGGCGGGAGAGTAAGATGGCGCGCCAGGAGGGAGCATGGGCCAGGAGGGGACATGGCAATGATGCGGGAGCGCTTGCTGACCACGGGGATGCTGTTGGCTGCGCTCTGGCTCGTCCCGCAGCCGGCCGCAGCTCAGTCCGGGCCTGCCGTCGCCACGTGGCCCGACAGCAATACCATTCTCCACGCGCTGGAAGACGCCTTCGCCTCCGTCGCCGATCGGGTGACGCCGTCCGTGGTCAATGTGAGCGTCAAGCCCAAGAAGGCGCCCCCCGGCGAGGGCGGCCAGC
This window contains:
- a CDS encoding SDR family oxidoreductase, with amino-acid sequence MRLAGQVAVVTGAGRGIGRAVATAFAREGAFVVLAARSTRELASIQREIEAAGGRALVVPTDVRQEPAVAALVTRALAEGGRLDCLVTAAGLAAFGPVADAKTEDWDQLIAVNLRGAFLCCRAVLPAMTAQGRGTIINIGSVVTSRTLPGSGAYTAAKYGLLGFSRVLAEEMRPHGVRVGVLSAGATDTALWDAVPQPPDRALMLKPALIAEAALLMAALPPEATLEELTLLPQGGVL
- a CDS encoding iron-sulfur cluster assembly accessory protein is translated as MISLTETAAKKISDLKLEEGKPEWGLRIRVVGGGCSGMSYELGWDDAVGADDDVTESHGVKVLVDSKSVPYLQGSEVDYVDNNMLGAGFAIKNPNVKSSCGCGSSHQF
- a CDS encoding molybdenum cofactor biosynthesis protein MoaE — encoded protein: MKVAVRFFARYREAAGRDHVELDLPEGGTVESAWEAVASRFPVLQPYRPFTLFALGTDYVPPTHPLRAGDELCFFPPVSGGASEDLVEVTAEPLSEERIMAAVGDPFAGGLVLFSGVVREETGGRRVKYLEYEAHAPMAAAKMREIASAVRARWPGVRALALVHRIGRLEIGESSVMIAVSSPHRGEAFDACRFAIDTLKETVPVWKKEYFEDGEVWVGLQGECDHRH
- the tilS gene encoding tRNA lysidine(34) synthetase TilS: MTTGTELRALALDSIRRSGMLRGGEAVLVAVSGGADSVALLDVLGALAPELRLTLHVVHVHHGLRPAADADAGFAGGLCARLGIPFHLERVAIRREPPWEGLEAEARRARYGAFREVARRVGAQRVATAHTADDQAETVLMRLLEGAGPRGLAGIAPVRGIFIRPLLGARRADIETHLRARGLAWVEDASNSDPRFLRNRIRHDVLPFLAEGVEPGIVQHLARSAALVRAMVDDLERVAARELPRLGRRGAAGWVLSVADLAGLPGEAAAEMVRQAARDLGHSGALRGHAQKALRGLLVPGARRGALRSGGVTVERSGRWLRVGQGRLPALAAHEFPVPGELPLPEVGLVLDARCFERAPGYAAPREAARAAFDADLLPGRLHVRGRRRGDRFAPFGGPAERRLKSFLIDAGVPRWERDRVPLVEAGGDIIWVAGLRRGQAAPVGPGTRRILEVTLRSPLARQEAGE